Proteins encoded together in one Sphingomonas radiodurans window:
- a CDS encoding glycoside hydrolase family 130 protein, producing MHQEDFPLDHLVFSPDDVDLSRSPLAGQLGEETYVLGAFNPGMTRLPNGNILLMVRIAEALRAPIRDGNVRAIRWQDGAYVLDAWPLDLVDTTDPRKFMVRGDGWKVMALTSLSWLLPVELDPEGRRIEAIRYDRAIAPRAPYQTYGVEDARISRVGDRYLMTTCSVSPERHSTTLYTSPDAIDWKLEGIVLDHQNKDMLIFEGQIGGHYWAQTRPLGDLYFAYPPNSEWRAGPSINLAASPDALHWKPSDHPGIRPHAATVSTARIGGGAPPVLTTIDGQEGWMTLWHGVEPSGVVGIYRTYWTLLDKHEPWRTLATQYQPLLSPNPALTAPLEDKMYIDDVVFTTGIADAGHYWIVASGEADLACRITHIPKDRLGQVR from the coding sequence ATGCACCAGGAAGATTTCCCGCTCGACCATCTCGTCTTCAGCCCAGACGACGTCGACCTGTCGCGCTCCCCGCTCGCCGGCCAGCTCGGCGAAGAAACGTACGTTCTGGGCGCCTTCAACCCCGGCATGACGCGGCTACCCAACGGCAACATCCTGCTGATGGTCCGCATCGCCGAGGCGCTGCGCGCGCCGATCCGCGACGGCAACGTCCGCGCGATCCGCTGGCAGGATGGCGCGTACGTGCTCGACGCCTGGCCGCTCGATCTCGTCGACACCACCGATCCGCGCAAGTTCATGGTGCGCGGCGACGGGTGGAAGGTGATGGCGCTCACCTCATTGTCGTGGCTGCTACCCGTCGAGCTCGATCCCGAAGGCCGCCGCATCGAGGCAATCCGCTACGACCGCGCAATCGCCCCGCGCGCACCGTACCAGACCTACGGCGTCGAGGACGCCCGCATCAGCCGGGTCGGTGATCGCTATTTAATGACCACCTGCTCGGTAAGCCCAGAACGCCATTCGACCACGCTCTACACCAGCCCTGACGCGATCGACTGGAAGCTCGAAGGCATCGTCCTCGATCACCAGAACAAGGACATGCTGATCTTCGAAGGGCAGATCGGCGGACACTATTGGGCGCAGACCAGACCGCTCGGCGATCTGTACTTCGCTTATCCTCCCAACAGCGAATGGCGCGCCGGCCCGTCGATCAACCTCGCCGCGTCCCCCGACGCCTTGCACTGGAAGCCCAGCGACCATCCCGGCATCCGTCCCCACGCCGCCACAGTCTCCACCGCGCGCATCGGCGGCGGCGCCCCGCCGGTACTGACCACAATCGACGGGCAGGAGGGCTGGATGACGCTGTGGCACGGCGTCGAGCCATCGGGTGTCGTAGGCATCTATCGCACGTACTGGACGCTGCTCGACAAGCACGAACCCTGGCGCACCCTCGCAACCCAGTACCAACCGCTGCTCAGCCCCAACCCGGCACTGACCGCGCCGCTCGAGGACAAGATGTACATCGACGACGTGGTCTTCACGACAGGGATCGCCGACGCGGGCCATTACTGGATCGTTGCTAGCGGCGAGGCCGATCTCGCCTGCCGCATCACGCATATTCCAAAGGATCGGCTCGGCCAGGTGAGGTAA
- a CDS encoding NAD(P)H-dependent flavin oxidoreductase: MATAVFQGLKPIVYNGREVWPLVEGGKGVAATNHASAGAWAAAGGIGTVSAVNADSYDPDGKIVPQVYHALTRRERHEELIAYAIEGAVQQVQRAWEIANATGSNRGAININVLWEMGGAQRVLQGVLERTKGLVAGVTCGAGMPYKLSEIAASYNVNYLPIVSSGRAFRALWKRAYSKVSELLGAVVYEDPWLAGGHNGLSNAEDPLKPEDPYPRVKALRETMREGGIPDSTPIVMAGGVWYLRDWSNWIDNPELGAIAFQYGTRPLLTQESPIPQAWKDRLTSIDEGEVLLHRFSPTGFYSSAVRNPFLRSLEGRSERQIAFSTQEAGDHVFQLDVGVKGKNFWVTKGDLLRAREWFGYGFTDALKTPDNTLVFVSPTEKAEIRKDQSDCMGCLSHCLFSSWADTETNSTGRLADPRSFCIQKTLQEIAHGGDIDSNLMFAGHAAYNFKRDPFYSNGFVPTVKQLVDRILTGD, encoded by the coding sequence GTGGCAACCGCCGTATTCCAGGGGCTCAAGCCCATCGTCTACAACGGCCGCGAAGTCTGGCCGCTGGTCGAAGGCGGCAAGGGCGTGGCGGCGACCAACCATGCCTCGGCCGGTGCCTGGGCGGCGGCTGGCGGAATCGGCACGGTCAGCGCAGTCAACGCCGACAGCTACGATCCCGACGGGAAGATCGTTCCGCAGGTTTACCACGCGCTCACGCGGCGCGAGCGGCACGAGGAACTGATCGCTTATGCCATCGAGGGCGCGGTCCAGCAGGTCCAGCGCGCATGGGAAATCGCGAACGCAACCGGCAGCAATCGCGGTGCGATCAACATCAACGTATTGTGGGAAATGGGCGGCGCGCAACGCGTGCTGCAGGGTGTGCTGGAACGCACCAAGGGGCTGGTCGCCGGCGTCACCTGCGGTGCGGGCATGCCATACAAGCTCAGCGAAATCGCCGCATCGTACAACGTCAACTATTTGCCGATCGTCTCCTCCGGCCGCGCGTTCCGTGCCTTGTGGAAGCGCGCCTATTCCAAGGTGTCGGAGCTGCTCGGCGCGGTCGTCTATGAAGATCCCTGGCTCGCCGGAGGCCACAATGGCCTCTCGAATGCCGAGGATCCGTTGAAGCCCGAGGATCCCTATCCTCGCGTCAAGGCGCTGCGCGAGACGATGCGCGAAGGCGGCATCCCCGATTCGACCCCGATCGTGATGGCCGGCGGCGTCTGGTATCTGCGCGACTGGAGCAACTGGATCGACAATCCGGAACTTGGCGCCATCGCCTTTCAATATGGCACCCGGCCGCTGTTGACGCAGGAAAGCCCAATTCCCCAGGCGTGGAAGGATCGCCTGACGTCGATCGACGAGGGCGAGGTGCTACTTCACCGTTTCTCCCCGACCGGTTTCTATTCGTCGGCGGTGCGCAACCCATTCCTCCGTAGCCTCGAAGGCCGTTCGGAGCGTCAGATCGCATTCTCGACGCAAGAGGCGGGCGACCACGTGTTCCAGCTCGACGTCGGCGTGAAGGGCAAGAACTTCTGGGTCACGAAGGGTGATCTGCTCCGCGCCCGCGAATGGTTCGGTTATGGCTTCACCGACGCATTGAAGACGCCTGACAATACGCTGGTCTTCGTCTCGCCGACGGAAAAGGCCGAAATCCGCAAGGACCAGTCCGATTGTATGGGCTGCCTCAGCCACTGCCTGTTCTCGAGCTGGGCCGATACTGAAACCAACTCGACCGGACGCTTGGCCGATCCACGCAGTTTCTGCATCCAGAAGACGCTGCAGGAAATCGCGCACGGCGGCGATATCGATTCGAACCTGATGTTCGCCGGCCATGCCGCTTACAATTTCAAGCGCGATCCATTTTATTCGAACGGGTTTGTGCCGACAGTTAAGCAGCTCGTCGATCGTATCCTGACTGGCGACTGA
- a CDS encoding alpha/beta fold hydrolase, producing MAAWQDVFWWSNDGLRLHAREYPGAADKLPVLCLPGLTRNARDYDVLARRLAGPRRVLAVDLRGRGESAYARDPMSYVPLTYAQDIAALLADRKIERFVAVGTSLGGIVTMLLAGMLPGRIAGALLNDVGPEIEPAGLARIRGYVGRSSAWPTWMHAARAVQEGNAEVYPDWTIKDWLAMAKRLYRLNNAGRIVLDYDLKIAEPFRVPGNEAGPDMWRALAALRKAPVLVVRGGRSDILTAPVAERMIAALPDAELLTLPDIGHAPTLAEPEVDAAIDRLLARAEREPQAA from the coding sequence ATGGCCGCCTGGCAAGATGTCTTTTGGTGGTCGAACGATGGCCTCCGCCTCCACGCGCGCGAATATCCCGGCGCGGCGGACAAGTTGCCGGTGCTGTGCCTCCCTGGACTCACCCGCAACGCGCGCGATTACGACGTGCTCGCGCGCCGCCTCGCTGGTCCGCGCCGCGTCCTCGCGGTCGATCTGCGCGGCCGCGGCGAAAGCGCCTACGCCCGCGATCCGATGAGCTACGTCCCGCTCACCTACGCGCAGGACATCGCCGCCTTGCTCGCCGATCGGAAAATCGAGCGCTTCGTCGCGGTCGGTACCTCGCTCGGCGGGATCGTCACGATGCTGCTCGCCGGGATGCTGCCCGGCCGCATTGCCGGCGCACTGCTGAACGATGTCGGGCCCGAGATCGAGCCCGCCGGCCTTGCGCGCATCCGCGGCTATGTCGGCCGCTCCAGCGCCTGGCCGACCTGGATGCACGCCGCCCGCGCGGTGCAGGAAGGCAATGCGGAAGTTTATCCCGACTGGACGATCAAGGATTGGCTGGCGATGGCCAAGCGGCTGTACCGGCTGAACAATGCCGGCCGCATCGTGCTCGATTACGATCTCAAGATCGCCGAGCCGTTCCGCGTGCCGGGCAACGAGGCCGGGCCGGACATGTGGCGCGCGCTCGCCGCGCTCCGCAAGGCGCCCGTCCTGGTCGTGCGCGGCGGCCGCTCGGACATCCTGACCGCCCCGGTCGCCGAGCGAATGATCGCCGCGCTGCCCGACGCCGAGTTGCTGACCTTGCCCGACATCGGCCATGCTCCCACGCTCGCTGAGCCCGAAGTAGACGCCGCGATCGACCGCCTCCTCGCCCGCGCTGAACGGGAACCGCAGGCGGCCTGA
- a CDS encoding glycosyltransferase family 4 protein produces MIRPISILHLHSTFDLGGKEARAVRLMNAFGDRASHTVVSGMAGRHSARDRIDPHVKYEIAQDPPPLQGRPSVARYEAIARYMRRFDLVLTYNWGAIDGVMARRVFGRGVPPVVHHEDGFNEDEADGLKRERNLYRRLALSAAHALAVPSTTLERIALETWKQPRSKVHRIVNGIATELYTRRPEAKAIPGFLRKPKETVIGTVAGLRAVKDLPALVRAAGGLSSRFRLVIVGEGPERTAIEHAALAMGIEDRLVLPGFLDQPYRFIGHFDLLALSSLSEQFPISVVEAMAAGLPIVAPPVGDVPGMVAAENAPFIIDRHDEVGLRDAMQALIADPDLRRSVGEANRRKAQAEYDEGRMIARYAALYEAAIGRPGALSSDQS; encoded by the coding sequence ATGATCCGGCCGATCAGCATCCTCCACCTCCATTCCACGTTCGATCTGGGCGGTAAGGAGGCTCGCGCGGTGCGCTTGATGAATGCGTTCGGCGATCGCGCAAGCCATACGGTCGTATCGGGGATGGCGGGTCGCCACAGCGCGCGCGACCGCATCGACCCGCACGTGAAATACGAGATCGCGCAAGACCCGCCGCCGCTGCAGGGCCGCCCCTCGGTCGCACGCTATGAGGCGATCGCGCGCTACATGCGACGCTTCGATCTGGTGCTCACGTACAATTGGGGCGCGATCGATGGCGTTATGGCGCGGCGCGTGTTCGGCCGTGGCGTCCCGCCCGTCGTCCACCACGAGGACGGGTTCAACGAGGACGAGGCTGACGGTCTGAAGCGGGAGCGCAATCTTTACCGTCGTCTCGCGCTAAGCGCCGCGCATGCGCTCGCGGTGCCGTCGACCACGCTTGAGCGGATCGCGCTGGAAACGTGGAAGCAGCCGCGCAGCAAGGTCCACCGCATCGTCAACGGGATCGCGACCGAGCTTTACACCAGGCGTCCCGAGGCAAAGGCGATCCCCGGCTTCTTGCGCAAGCCGAAGGAGACGGTAATCGGCACTGTCGCTGGCCTGCGTGCGGTCAAGGATCTTCCGGCGCTCGTTCGCGCCGCGGGCGGGCTTTCCAGTCGCTTCCGCCTCGTGATCGTCGGCGAGGGTCCGGAACGCACCGCGATCGAGCACGCCGCGCTGGCGATGGGGATCGAGGATCGGCTGGTGCTGCCCGGATTTCTCGATCAGCCCTATCGCTTCATCGGCCACTTCGATCTGCTCGCGCTGTCCTCGCTGTCTGAGCAGTTTCCGATCTCGGTGGTCGAGGCGATGGCGGCTGGGTTGCCAATCGTCGCGCCGCCGGTCGGCGACGTGCCGGGGATGGTCGCTGCCGAGAATGCGCCGTTCATCATCGATCGGCACGACGAGGTGGGATTGCGTGATGCGATGCAGGCGCTGATCGCTGATCCCGATCTGCGCCGCAGCGTCGGCGAGGCGAACCGTCGCAAGGCGCAGGCCGAATATGACGAGGGACGAATGATCGCGCGCTATGCTGCGCTCTACGAGGCCGCGATCGGCCGGCCCGGCGCCCTGTCGAGCGATCAGTCGTGA
- a CDS encoding EAL domain-containing protein, with protein sequence MQAGCTGCRSKADTFDIAMAFQPIVDAETGRPFAYEALVRGSNGEGAYDVLSQVTPENRYAFDQQCRVTAIELAVAAGIIDTGARLSINFLPNAVYSPVACIQLTLKTARATGFPPDRLIFEFTENEEMADTSHVKTIVETYRKMGFATAIDDFGAGHAGLGLLAKFQTDLIKLDMDLIRGVDTSLPRRMIIESVVRLCENLGITVIAEGIETVAEYEALRAIGVRYIQGYLLARPGFRTLPEITLPGGSIAAAA encoded by the coding sequence ATGCAGGCAGGGTGCACGGGCTGCAGATCGAAGGCCGATACCTTCGATATTGCGATGGCTTTTCAACCGATCGTCGATGCCGAGACGGGGCGTCCCTTCGCCTATGAGGCGTTAGTGCGTGGCAGCAACGGCGAAGGCGCGTACGACGTGCTTTCGCAGGTGACGCCTGAAAACCGCTATGCCTTCGACCAGCAGTGCCGCGTCACCGCAATCGAGCTAGCCGTTGCGGCCGGTATCATCGACACGGGCGCACGGCTGTCGATCAATTTCCTGCCGAACGCAGTCTATTCGCCGGTGGCCTGCATCCAGCTGACGCTAAAGACCGCGCGCGCAACAGGCTTTCCGCCTGACCGGCTGATCTTCGAATTTACCGAGAACGAGGAGATGGCCGACACTTCACACGTGAAAACGATCGTCGAGACGTATCGCAAGATGGGCTTCGCGACTGCGATCGACGATTTCGGTGCCGGCCACGCCGGGCTCGGCCTGCTCGCAAAATTTCAGACCGACCTGATCAAGCTCGACATGGATCTGATCCGTGGGGTGGACACCAGCCTGCCGCGCCGGATGATCATCGAGAGCGTGGTTCGACTGTGCGAGAACCTTGGCATCACGGTGATCGCGGAGGGGATAGAAACGGTCGCCGAATATGAAGCGCTGCGGGCGATCGGGGTGCGCTATATTCAGGGGTATCTGCTGGCGCGTCCGGGGTTTCGGACTTTGCCCGAAATTACGTTACCGGGGGGCTCGATTGCGGCGGCGGCTTGA